The following proteins are co-located in the Anser cygnoides isolate HZ-2024a breed goose chromosome 32, Taihu_goose_T2T_genome, whole genome shotgun sequence genome:
- the RNF41 gene encoding E3 ubiquitin-protein ligase NRDP1 yields the protein MGYDVARFQGDVDEDLICPICSGVLEEPVQAPHCEHAFCNACITQWFSQQQTCPVDRSVVTVAHLRPVPRIMRNMLSKLQITCDNAVFGCTAVVRLDNLMSHLNDCEHNPKRPVTCEQGCGLEMPKDELPNHNCIKHLRSVVQQQQTRIAELEKTSAEHKHQLAEQKRDIQLLKAYMRAIRSVNPNLQNLEETIEYNEILEWVNSLQPARVTRWGGMISTPDAVLQAVIKRSLVESGCPTSIINELIENAHERNWPQGLATLETRQMNRRYYENYVAKRIPGKQAVVVMACENQHMGEDMVLEPGLVMIFAHGVEEI from the exons GCTCCTCACTGCGAGCACGCCTTCTGCAATGCCTGCATCACCCAGTGGTTCTCCCAGCAGCAGACGTGCCCCGTGGACCGCAGCGTGGTGACGGTCGCCCACCTCCGCCCCGTCCCGCGGATCATGCGTAATATGCTCTCGAAGCTGCAGATCACTTGCGACAACGCTGTTTTCGGCTGCACGGCGGTGGTGCGGCTCGACAACCTGATGTCTCACCTCAACGACTGCGAGCACAATCCAAAGCGCCCGGTGACTTGCGAGCAGGGATGCGG CTTGGAAATGCCCAAAGATGAGCTGCCGAACCACAACTGCATCAAGCATTTGAGGTCCgtggtgcagcagcagcagacgaGGATCGCTGAGCTGGAGAAGACCTCAGCGGAGCACAAGCATCAGCTGGCGGAGCAG AAGCGGGACATCCAGCTGCTCAAGGCCTACATGCGAGCGATCCGCAGCGTCAACCCCAACCTGCAGAACCTGGAGGAGACCATCGAGTACAACGAAATCCTGGA GTGGGTGAACTCCCTGCAGCCCGCCCGGGTGACGCGGTGGGGTGGAATGATCTCCACGCCGGACGCCGTGCTGCAGGCTGTCATCAAGCGCTCGCTGGTGGAGAGCGGCTGCCCCACGTCCATCATCAACGAGCTGATCGAGAACGCCCACGAGCGGAACTGGCCGCAGGGCCTGGCCACGCTGGAGACGCGCCAGATGAACCGGCGCTACTACGAGAACTATGTGGCCAAGCGCATCCCCGGCAAGCAGGCCGTGGTGGTGATGGCCTGCGAGAACCAGCACATGGGCGAGGACATGGTGCTGGAGCCGGGACTGGTGATGATATTTGCACACGGAGTGGAGGAAATATAA